From a single Apium graveolens cultivar Ventura chromosome 2, ASM990537v1, whole genome shotgun sequence genomic region:
- the LOC141708388 gene encoding protein trichome birefringence-like 33 has product MEGYIERKLHMRMKPPNSSSSSLIVLRKSPRLSPYLLCLLAFIVIVTILSGQDFRCIFNHLDSQTKPNVPSSTQKKSEAFGSSSSSSSSSSSSSSSCDLFKGRWVWDESNRPLYEESECPYIQPQLTCLQHGRPDTNYRYWRWQPHDCSLASFNATLMLETLRGKRMMFVGDSLNRGQYVSMVCLLHSHIPQHSKSMKTSGSLTVFTAKDYNATIEFYWAPFLLESNSDDAVIHRVSDRVVRKGSINTHGRHWKGVDIMVFNTYLWWMTGLNFKILQGSFDDQIQDIAEVSTEVAYRMGMKSMLRWVNRNMDPNKTRVFFTSMSPSHGKSIDWGGDPNGNCYNETAMIKDPNYWGSDTRKSIMQVIDQVFSRTKVPITFLNITQLSSYRKDAHTSIYKQQWSPLTPEQLANPVSYADCVHWCLPGLQDTWNELLFHKLFYP; this is encoded by the exons ATGGAAGGATACATAGAGAGGAAATTACACATGAGGATGAAGCCACCAAATTCGTCATCTTCAAGTTTAATAGTGTTAAGAAAAAGTCCTCGCCTCTCCCCTTACCTCTTGTGTTTGCTAGCCTTCATCGTGATCGTCACCATCCTCTCTGGCCAAGATTTCCGTTGCATATTCAACCACCTGGACTCACAAACCAAACCCAACGTACCCAGTAGTACCCAGAAGAAGAGTGAAGCATttggatcatcatcatcatcatcatcatcatcatcatcatcatcatcatcatgtGATTTGTTCAAAGGAAGGTGGGTGTGGGACGAATCGAATCGGCCGCTATATGAAGAATCAGAATGTCCATACATACAGCCTCAGTTGACATGCTTGCAACACGGCAGGCCCGACACAAACTATCGCTACTGGCGATGGCAACCCCATGACTGTTCTCTTGCCAG TTTCAATGCCACGTTAATGCTGGAAACACTTCGTGGGAAGAGAATGATGTTCGTTGGGGATTCTCTAAATCGGGGTCAATACGTATCTATGGTCTGTCTTCTCCATTCTCACATACCTCAACACTCCAAATCCATGAAAACCTCTGGTTCCCTTACCGTTTTCACTGCAAAG GATTACAATGCAACCATTGAATTTTATTGGGCACCATTCCTACTGGAATCAAATTCGGATGATGCAGTAATACATAGAGTATCTGATAGAGTTGTTAGAAAAGGTTCAATTAACACACATGGTCGACACTGGAAAGGAGTTGATATTATGGTGTTCAATACCTATCTTTGGTGGATGACTGGCCTTAACTTCAAAATTTT GCAAGGTTCTTTTGATGACCAGATTCAAGACATTGCAGAGGTATCAACAGAGGTCGCTTATAGAATGGGAATGAAGAGCATGTTGAGATGGGTGAATAGGAATATGGATCCTAATAAAACAAGAGTCTTTTTTACTAGCATGTCTCCTTCACATGGAAA GAGTATAGACTGGGGAGGTGATCCAAATGGAAATTGCTACAACGAAACAGCTATGATCAAAGATCCAAATTATTGGGGATCTGATACCAGAAAATCCATAATGCAAGTAATTGATCAAGTGTTTAGCAGAACAAAAGTTCCGATTACATTTCTGAACATCACACAGCTATCAAGTTATCGGAAAGATGCTCATACATCCATCTACAAGCAACAATGGAGTCCATTAACTCCTGAACAGCTAGCCAACCCTGTAAGTTATGCAGATTGCGTGCATTGGTGTTTACCTGGCCTGCAAGATACTTGGAATGAACTTCTATTTCATAAGCTCTTTTATCCTTAA